GTTTTCCAATTCATCCTGATCGTTAGCACTTAGCTTAACAGGGGTAAACGAAATTTTCTGTGGGGCATCTATTTTGTTGTATCCGTAGATTCTTAAGATCTCTTCAATTACATCAATTTCTCTTGTTACATCTGCTCTGTAAGCAGGAACAGAGATTTCAAAACCATTAGGAATTTCATTCAGAACCTGAATTTCCAATGCTTTTAAGATTTCTTTTACTTTTTCTCTGTGAATTTTTGTTCCTAAAATCTGTTCAATTTTAGAGAATCTCAAGATCACATAACTGTCTTCTATCTTCTTAGGATATTCTTCCAATAACTCTCCTACTAATTTTCCTTCTGCAATTTCCTGAATCATTTTAATAGCGTGAGTGATGGCCGTTCTTGTAATATTCGGGTCTACTCCTCTTTCAAATCTGAAAGAAGCATCTGTATTCAGACTGTGGGCCTTTGCCCCTTTTCTTACCGCAATCGGGTTGAAATAAGCACTTTCAAGGAATATTGTTTTTGTAGTTTCTGATACTCCGGAATTCTCTCCACCGAATACTCCGGCGATACACATTGGATTATCCTTACCGTCTTTGATCATGATTTCAGAACCGTTCAATGTTCTTTCAACTCCGTCTAAAGTGATAAATTTTGTTCCTGGTTTTACAACCCCTACTTTCACTTTCTTATCTGCAATTTTATCTGCATCAAATGCGTGAAGCGGCTGTCCGTATCCGTGAAGAATATAATTAGTAATATCTACAACATTATTGATGGGGCTTAATCCGATTGCTTTTAATCTGTCTTTTAACCAAGATGGTGATTCTGCTACTTTTATGTCTTCAATAACAGCTCCGATATATCTTGGACACAATTCTGCATCTTCGATTTCCAGGGTAAAATCATGAGTTCCCTCATTATTCAAAGCTTCAGAAGCCACTTTGTTAAATTGAGATTTCAGCTGGTTTGTAGAAAGATAAGCATGAAGATCTCTTGCAACGCCATAGTGAGACATTGCATCTGTTCTGTTCGGCGTTAATCCGATTTCAAACACCTCATCATTGGTAAGCTCAAAATAATCAGCAAAGTTTTTTCCTACTTCATATTTTGTTTCATCCAGCACCATGATTCCTCCGTGATCTTCACTAAGACCTAATTCATCTTCTGCACAGATCATTCCCTGAGAAACCTCACCTCTTATTTTTGCTTCTTTAATTTCAAAAAAGTTTCCGGTTTTGTCATAGATTTTTGTTCCGACAACGGCTACAGGAACTGTCTGCCCAGCTTCCACGTTAGGAGCTCCGCAAACAATATTCAATA
The window above is part of the Chryseobacterium sp. MA9 genome. Proteins encoded here:
- the pheT gene encoding phenylalanine--tRNA ligase subunit beta, with translation MKISNNWLKDFVKTESKTERIGEFLTDIGLEVEGIDKFESVRGSLEGIVVGKVLTCEKHPNADKLKKTTVDVGNGKVLNIVCGAPNVEAGQTVPVAVVGTKIYDKTGNFFEIKEAKIRGEVSQGMICAEDELGLSEDHGGIMVLDETKYEVGKNFADYFELTNDEVFEIGLTPNRTDAMSHYGVARDLHAYLSTNQLKSQFNKVASEALNNEGTHDFTLEIEDAELCPRYIGAVIEDIKVAESPSWLKDRLKAIGLSPINNVVDITNYILHGYGQPLHAFDADKIADKKVKVGVVKPGTKFITLDGVERTLNGSEIMIKDGKDNPMCIAGVFGGENSGVSETTKTIFLESAYFNPIAVRKGAKAHSLNTDASFRFERGVDPNITRTAITHAIKMIQEIAEGKLVGELLEEYPKKIEDSYVILRFSKIEQILGTKIHREKVKEILKALEIQVLNEIPNGFEISVPAYRADVTREIDVIEEILRIYGYNKIDAPQKISFTPVKLSANDQDELENSWARALQSIGFNEVMNNSLTSVKDETDAVRLLNPLSGDLAFMRKSLLEGLLQNAVYNINRKNQDIKFFELGKIYHKKDKYEERKQLALLVSGRDVAENWLQPKSAVSFYNLKAYVKVLLERLAVDYKEAALSDERFSDALVYEANGKALVRIGKVAPALLKDFDIDQDCFYAEIELEYAQELRSKNELKFKDIPKFNKIRRDLALLIDKNVNYQDLYQTAKKNKSPFIKNVNLFDVYEGKNLPEGKKSYAMSFELLNEEKTLEEKEITEVMDSLIKAFQKEFNAELRS